One window of Candidatus Nitrospira kreftii genomic DNA carries:
- a CDS encoding hypothetical protein (conserved protein of unknown function), with the protein MEHTTNPISVRIDWCRRQSAQAHTDQEADGWRAEEDGLRDALISGDHSHDYRLCPPEIQERYSRGFQDGTVLLHAVRMKRTMHATGTPDPAPQVERDDPQGDKQ; encoded by the coding sequence ATGGAACATACAACAAACCCTATCAGTGTTCGTATTGACTGGTGCCGTCGCCAATCTGCACAAGCCCATACAGATCAGGAGGCCGATGGGTGGCGCGCAGAGGAGGACGGGTTGCGCGATGCCCTCATAAGTGGTGACCACAGTCATGACTATCGGCTATGCCCTCCAGAGATCCAGGAGCGGTATTCCCGTGGCTTCCAAGACGGAACAGTGTTGTTACACGCCGTACGGATGAAGCGCACAATGCATGCGACTGGAACCCCAGACCCGGCTCCTCAGGTTGAAAGGGACGACCCCCAAGGAGATAAACAATGA